Proteins encoded in a region of the Lepeophtheirus salmonis chromosome 6, UVic_Lsal_1.4, whole genome shotgun sequence genome:
- the Np gene encoding uncharacterized protein Np isoform X1 — protein MSSKNVQRLLFSSLWTLTCLLGTSESFALPHYHTGAFFSKNFQFRKGTDRQIQPLSCISETKRETGVCMFAWNCVEAGGLHLGTCIDRFYFGSCCKLPKPSLEENSVNEVSNEVILDNEFIYKKVSESPIITTTSTTTTTTTTTTTTTTTTSTTTTTTTTTTTTTTKTTTTTTTIAPTTTTTPWTSTTTPTRISTFTVPFIYPDTTTSPSLIKIIPINHFITSTKYQNKNNESLTEKEPSTTSATSPNTPTTTPTTTTTMTTTTTTTTTTTTTITPTTTMTSPIPSTTTLVTKEEDATTPFKTPSSDNDEMTIPDTTPSITKNTSSTTPNSLINEVKPSLVEPNLVSDGSWTPFKPTINVPEDSIGEALSEMSEMKVPFERLRTSDEIVKALSKMNYEEACGRRPWFQVNNRNKLYPDGHRNGPSSAPIGGSKPRRRKVSRARSHRNSKFLRTWKDPAGSLREGRIVNGDTSDYGEWPWQISLRQWRTATYLHKCGCALLNENWAITAAHCVENISPDDLSLRMGEYDLNSVDEPHTYLDRKVQIVASHPKFDPKTFEYDLALLRFYEPVPFQPNVIPICIPDDDRRLVGETAWVTGWGRLYEAGPLPSVMQEVDLPVINNTRCESMYKSAGYVEHIPNIFICAGYAAGGKDSCEGDSGGPMVVQREDGRFMLSGVISWGIGCAEKNQPGVYTRISVFKDWINQILQY, from the exons ATGTcttcaaaaaatgttcaaagacttttattcagttctctatggACCTTAACATGCCTATTGGGCACCTCTGAGTCATTTGCTCTCCCTCATTATCATACGGGTGCATTCTTCAGCAAAAACTTTCAGTTTAGAAAAG GTACAGATCGTCAAATTCAGCCTTTAAGTTGCATCAGCGAGACCAAAAGAGAAACGGGGGTTTGCATGTTTGCCTGGAATTGCGTTGAAGCTGGAGGCCTTCATCTAGGAACGTGTATTGATCGTTTTTATTTTGGGAGCTGCTGTAAGCTTCCGAAGCCATCCCTCGAAGAGAACTCCGTCAATGAGGTATCTAATGAAGTGATTCTTGACAATGAGTTTATTTACAAGAAGGTATCTGAGTCGCCGATCATCACCACTACGTCTACTACCACGACAACAACCACAACTACAACAACCACGACGACAACTACAAGTACTACGACAACTACAACTACTACCACGACAACCACTACGACGAAGACGACAACAACTACGACGACGATAGCACCAACAACAACGACAACCCCTTGGACATCAACAACGACCCCTACTAGAATCTCAACTTTTACAGTACCATTCATTTATCCGGATACTACAACATCGCCGTCTCTCATCAAAATCATTCCCATTAATCATTTCATAACCTCAACCAagtatcaaaacaaaaataatgaatcactTACTGAGAAAGAACCTAGTACCACATCTGCAACCTCACCCAATACCCCTACAACTACTCCGACAACGACCACTACTATGACAACAACCACTACTACGACAACGACCACTACTACGACAATAACCCCTACTACGACAATGACCTCTCCAATCCCATCAACAACCACTTTGGTAACAAAAGAGGAGGATGCCACTACACCTTTTAAGACTCCTTCAAGTGATAATGATGAAATGACGATCCCTGACACTACTCCCTCCATTACTAAAAACACTTCTTCTACAACTCCAAATTCCCTCATCAATGAGGTCAAACCCTCACTTGTAGAGCCTAACTTAGTATCAGATGGCTCATGGACACCCTTCAAGCCTACGATCAATGTCCCTGAAGACTCTATTGGGGAAGCTTTGAGTGAAATGTCAGAGATGAAAGTTCCTTTTGAGCGGCTACGAACTTCTGATGAAATCGTCAAAGCACTCTCCAAAATGAACTACGAGGAAG CTTGTGGAAGACGACCCTGGTTTCAAGTCAACAATCGAAATAAGTTGTATCCTGATGGACATCGAAATGGTCCTTCTTCAGCTCCTATTGGAGGATCCAAACCTCGAAGGCGTAAAGTCAGTCGAGCCAGATCCCATAGGAATTCCAAATTTTTAAGAACATGGAAAGACCCTGCTGGAAGTTTGCGGGAGGGACGCATTGTCAATGGAGATACATCCGACTACGGAGAATGGCCTTGGCAAATATCGTTAAGACAATGGAGAACGG CAACCTACCTACACAAATGTGGATGTGctcttttgaatgaaaattggGCAATCACTGCAGCTCACTGTGTTGAAAA caTATCACCCGATGATCTCTCACTCAGAATGGGCGAGTATGATTTAAATTCTGTGGATGAGCCACATACCTATTTGGATCGTAAAGTTCAAATCGTAGCAAGTCATCCCAAATTCGATCCAAAGACGTTTGAATATGATTTAGCTCTTTTGAGATTCTATGAACCTGTTCCCTTCCAACCAAATGTAATTCCTATTTGTATACCTGATGATGATCGTAGACTCGTTGGAGAAACAGCTTGGGTGACAGGATGGGGGCGATTATATGAAG CTGGGCCCCTTCCCTCCGTCATGCAAGAAGTGGATTTGCCCGTCATCAACAATACTCGATGTGAATCCATGTACAAATCTGCGGGCTATGTTGAGCATATTCCGAATATATTCATATGCGCTGGCTATGCGGCTGGTGGAAAAGATTCCTGTGAA GGTGATAGTGGAGGACCAATGGTTGTACAGAGAGAAGATGGAAGATTTATGCTCTCAGGTGTCATTAGTTGGGGAATCGGCTGTGCAGAAAAGAATCAACCTGGGGTGTATACGCGAATATCCGTGTTCAAAGATTGGATAAATCAAATTCTGCAATATTAG
- the Np gene encoding uncharacterized protein Np isoform X3, whose product MFAWNCVEAGGLHLGTCIDRFYFGSCCKLPKPSLEENSVNEVSNEVILDNEFIYKKVSESPIITTTSTTTTTTTTTTTTTTTTSTTTTTTTTTTTTTTKTTTTTTTIAPTTTTTPWTSTTTPTRISTFTVPFIYPDTTTSPSLIKIIPINHFITSTKYQNKNNESLTEKEPSTTSATSPNTPTTTPTTTTTMTTTTTTTTTTTTTITPTTTMTSPIPSTTTLVTKEEDATTPFKTPSSDNDEMTIPDTTPSITKNTSSTTPNSLINEVKPSLVEPNLVSDGSWTPFKPTINVPEDSIGEALSEMSEMKVPFERLRTSDEIVKALSKMNYEEACGRRPWFQVNNRNKLYPDGHRNGPSSAPIGGSKPRRRKVSRARSHRNSKFLRTWKDPAGSLREGRIVNGDTSDYGEWPWQISLRQWRTATYLHKCGCALLNENWAITAAHCVENISPDDLSLRMGEYDLNSVDEPHTYLDRKVQIVASHPKFDPKTFEYDLALLRFYEPVPFQPNVIPICIPDDDRRLVGETAWVTGWGRLYEAGPLPSVMQEVDLPVINNTRCESMYKSAGYVEHIPNIFICAGYAAGGKDSCEGDSGGPMVVQREDGRFMLSGVISWGIGCAEKNQPGVYTRISVFKDWINQILQY is encoded by the exons ATGTTTGCCTGGAATTGCGTTGAAGCTGGAGGCCTTCATCTAGGAACGTGTATTGATCGTTTTTATTTTGGGAGCTGCTGTAAGCTTCCGAAGCCATCCCTCGAAGAGAACTCCGTCAATGAGGTATCTAATGAAGTGATTCTTGACAATGAGTTTATTTACAAGAAGGTATCTGAGTCGCCGATCATCACCACTACGTCTACTACCACGACAACAACCACAACTACAACAACCACGACGACAACTACAAGTACTACGACAACTACAACTACTACCACGACAACCACTACGACGAAGACGACAACAACTACGACGACGATAGCACCAACAACAACGACAACCCCTTGGACATCAACAACGACCCCTACTAGAATCTCAACTTTTACAGTACCATTCATTTATCCGGATACTACAACATCGCCGTCTCTCATCAAAATCATTCCCATTAATCATTTCATAACCTCAACCAagtatcaaaacaaaaataatgaatcactTACTGAGAAAGAACCTAGTACCACATCTGCAACCTCACCCAATACCCCTACAACTACTCCGACAACGACCACTACTATGACAACAACCACTACTACGACAACGACCACTACTACGACAATAACCCCTACTACGACAATGACCTCTCCAATCCCATCAACAACCACTTTGGTAACAAAAGAGGAGGATGCCACTACACCTTTTAAGACTCCTTCAAGTGATAATGATGAAATGACGATCCCTGACACTACTCCCTCCATTACTAAAAACACTTCTTCTACAACTCCAAATTCCCTCATCAATGAGGTCAAACCCTCACTTGTAGAGCCTAACTTAGTATCAGATGGCTCATGGACACCCTTCAAGCCTACGATCAATGTCCCTGAAGACTCTATTGGGGAAGCTTTGAGTGAAATGTCAGAGATGAAAGTTCCTTTTGAGCGGCTACGAACTTCTGATGAAATCGTCAAAGCACTCTCCAAAATGAACTACGAGGAAG CTTGTGGAAGACGACCCTGGTTTCAAGTCAACAATCGAAATAAGTTGTATCCTGATGGACATCGAAATGGTCCTTCTTCAGCTCCTATTGGAGGATCCAAACCTCGAAGGCGTAAAGTCAGTCGAGCCAGATCCCATAGGAATTCCAAATTTTTAAGAACATGGAAAGACCCTGCTGGAAGTTTGCGGGAGGGACGCATTGTCAATGGAGATACATCCGACTACGGAGAATGGCCTTGGCAAATATCGTTAAGACAATGGAGAACGG CAACCTACCTACACAAATGTGGATGTGctcttttgaatgaaaattggGCAATCACTGCAGCTCACTGTGTTGAAAA caTATCACCCGATGATCTCTCACTCAGAATGGGCGAGTATGATTTAAATTCTGTGGATGAGCCACATACCTATTTGGATCGTAAAGTTCAAATCGTAGCAAGTCATCCCAAATTCGATCCAAAGACGTTTGAATATGATTTAGCTCTTTTGAGATTCTATGAACCTGTTCCCTTCCAACCAAATGTAATTCCTATTTGTATACCTGATGATGATCGTAGACTCGTTGGAGAAACAGCTTGGGTGACAGGATGGGGGCGATTATATGAAG CTGGGCCCCTTCCCTCCGTCATGCAAGAAGTGGATTTGCCCGTCATCAACAATACTCGATGTGAATCCATGTACAAATCTGCGGGCTATGTTGAGCATATTCCGAATATATTCATATGCGCTGGCTATGCGGCTGGTGGAAAAGATTCCTGTGAA GGTGATAGTGGAGGACCAATGGTTGTACAGAGAGAAGATGGAAGATTTATGCTCTCAGGTGTCATTAGTTGGGGAATCGGCTGTGCAGAAAAGAATCAACCTGGGGTGTATACGCGAATATCCGTGTTCAAAGATTGGATAAATCAAATTCTGCAATATTAG
- the Np gene encoding uncharacterized protein Np isoform X2: MSSKNVQRLLFSSLWTLTCLLGTSESFALPHYHTGAFFSKNFQFRKDRQIQPLSCISETKRETGVCMFAWNCVEAGGLHLGTCIDRFYFGSCCKLPKPSLEENSVNEVSNEVILDNEFIYKKVSESPIITTTSTTTTTTTTTTTTTTTTSTTTTTTTTTTTTTTKTTTTTTTIAPTTTTTPWTSTTTPTRISTFTVPFIYPDTTTSPSLIKIIPINHFITSTKYQNKNNESLTEKEPSTTSATSPNTPTTTPTTTTTMTTTTTTTTTTTTTITPTTTMTSPIPSTTTLVTKEEDATTPFKTPSSDNDEMTIPDTTPSITKNTSSTTPNSLINEVKPSLVEPNLVSDGSWTPFKPTINVPEDSIGEALSEMSEMKVPFERLRTSDEIVKALSKMNYEEACGRRPWFQVNNRNKLYPDGHRNGPSSAPIGGSKPRRRKVSRARSHRNSKFLRTWKDPAGSLREGRIVNGDTSDYGEWPWQISLRQWRTATYLHKCGCALLNENWAITAAHCVENISPDDLSLRMGEYDLNSVDEPHTYLDRKVQIVASHPKFDPKTFEYDLALLRFYEPVPFQPNVIPICIPDDDRRLVGETAWVTGWGRLYEAGPLPSVMQEVDLPVINNTRCESMYKSAGYVEHIPNIFICAGYAAGGKDSCEGDSGGPMVVQREDGRFMLSGVISWGIGCAEKNQPGVYTRISVFKDWINQILQY; the protein is encoded by the exons ATGTcttcaaaaaatgttcaaagacttttattcagttctctatggACCTTAACATGCCTATTGGGCACCTCTGAGTCATTTGCTCTCCCTCATTATCATACGGGTGCATTCTTCAGCAAAAACTTTCAGTTTAGAAAAG ATCGTCAAATTCAGCCTTTAAGTTGCATCAGCGAGACCAAAAGAGAAACGGGGGTTTGCATGTTTGCCTGGAATTGCGTTGAAGCTGGAGGCCTTCATCTAGGAACGTGTATTGATCGTTTTTATTTTGGGAGCTGCTGTAAGCTTCCGAAGCCATCCCTCGAAGAGAACTCCGTCAATGAGGTATCTAATGAAGTGATTCTTGACAATGAGTTTATTTACAAGAAGGTATCTGAGTCGCCGATCATCACCACTACGTCTACTACCACGACAACAACCACAACTACAACAACCACGACGACAACTACAAGTACTACGACAACTACAACTACTACCACGACAACCACTACGACGAAGACGACAACAACTACGACGACGATAGCACCAACAACAACGACAACCCCTTGGACATCAACAACGACCCCTACTAGAATCTCAACTTTTACAGTACCATTCATTTATCCGGATACTACAACATCGCCGTCTCTCATCAAAATCATTCCCATTAATCATTTCATAACCTCAACCAagtatcaaaacaaaaataatgaatcactTACTGAGAAAGAACCTAGTACCACATCTGCAACCTCACCCAATACCCCTACAACTACTCCGACAACGACCACTACTATGACAACAACCACTACTACGACAACGACCACTACTACGACAATAACCCCTACTACGACAATGACCTCTCCAATCCCATCAACAACCACTTTGGTAACAAAAGAGGAGGATGCCACTACACCTTTTAAGACTCCTTCAAGTGATAATGATGAAATGACGATCCCTGACACTACTCCCTCCATTACTAAAAACACTTCTTCTACAACTCCAAATTCCCTCATCAATGAGGTCAAACCCTCACTTGTAGAGCCTAACTTAGTATCAGATGGCTCATGGACACCCTTCAAGCCTACGATCAATGTCCCTGAAGACTCTATTGGGGAAGCTTTGAGTGAAATGTCAGAGATGAAAGTTCCTTTTGAGCGGCTACGAACTTCTGATGAAATCGTCAAAGCACTCTCCAAAATGAACTACGAGGAAG CTTGTGGAAGACGACCCTGGTTTCAAGTCAACAATCGAAATAAGTTGTATCCTGATGGACATCGAAATGGTCCTTCTTCAGCTCCTATTGGAGGATCCAAACCTCGAAGGCGTAAAGTCAGTCGAGCCAGATCCCATAGGAATTCCAAATTTTTAAGAACATGGAAAGACCCTGCTGGAAGTTTGCGGGAGGGACGCATTGTCAATGGAGATACATCCGACTACGGAGAATGGCCTTGGCAAATATCGTTAAGACAATGGAGAACGG CAACCTACCTACACAAATGTGGATGTGctcttttgaatgaaaattggGCAATCACTGCAGCTCACTGTGTTGAAAA caTATCACCCGATGATCTCTCACTCAGAATGGGCGAGTATGATTTAAATTCTGTGGATGAGCCACATACCTATTTGGATCGTAAAGTTCAAATCGTAGCAAGTCATCCCAAATTCGATCCAAAGACGTTTGAATATGATTTAGCTCTTTTGAGATTCTATGAACCTGTTCCCTTCCAACCAAATGTAATTCCTATTTGTATACCTGATGATGATCGTAGACTCGTTGGAGAAACAGCTTGGGTGACAGGATGGGGGCGATTATATGAAG CTGGGCCCCTTCCCTCCGTCATGCAAGAAGTGGATTTGCCCGTCATCAACAATACTCGATGTGAATCCATGTACAAATCTGCGGGCTATGTTGAGCATATTCCGAATATATTCATATGCGCTGGCTATGCGGCTGGTGGAAAAGATTCCTGTGAA GGTGATAGTGGAGGACCAATGGTTGTACAGAGAGAAGATGGAAGATTTATGCTCTCAGGTGTCATTAGTTGGGGAATCGGCTGTGCAGAAAAGAATCAACCTGGGGTGTATACGCGAATATCCGTGTTCAAAGATTGGATAAATCAAATTCTGCAATATTAG